A single genomic interval of Arachis duranensis cultivar V14167 chromosome 7, aradu.V14167.gnm2.J7QH, whole genome shotgun sequence harbors:
- the LOC127740570 gene encoding secreted RxLR effector protein 161-like: MNNYKAVSTPLVHNEKLQKEDGFGEADALQYKSLIRSLLYLTTTRLDIMYSTSLLSRFKQKPSQKNYGTARRILRYLQDIKDYGIHHKSTEDPKLLGYTDSDEARSTDDMKSNYGYAITLRSGVFSWASKEQKTMAQSSAKAKYVATANATSQAIWLWKIFEDIEEQQEEPITMLCDNK; encoded by the coding sequence ATGAATAATTATAAAGCAGTATCTACTCCTCTAGTCCATAATgagaaattacaaaaagaagATGGATTTGGAGAGGCAGATGCTTTGCAATACAAAAGTCTTATTAGAAGCCTCCTTTATCTAACTACCACAAGACTCGACATCATGTATTCAACAAGTCTACTATCAAGATTCAAGCAAAAGCCAAGTCAGAAGAACTATGGAACTGCAAGAAGAATCTTAAGATATCTACAAGACATAAAAGATTATGGCATTCACCATAAATCTACTGAAGATCCAAAACTACTAGGATATACAGATAGTGATGAGGCAAGATCAACTGATGACATGAAAAGCAATTATGGATATGCAATTACACTTAGATCTGGAGTATTCTCTTGGGCATCAAAGGAACAAAAAACTATGGCTCAATCATCCGCTAAAGCAAAGTATGTTGCAACCGCAAATGCTACTAGTCAAGCAATATGGCTATGGAAAATATTCGAAGACATAGAAGAGCAACAAGAAGAACCAATAACTATGTTATGTGACAACAAATAA
- the LOC107459423 gene encoding uncharacterized protein LOC107459423 — MHMTGSAIPWFQMSQRSAPFCSWTQLKRAIELEFGPSLFESPRELLFKLQQQGSVSDFYAEFVALANRTHIELADALRDYFISGLRADIRREVKAQCPPSLLRAVSLARLYEDKFSTSPRHTSGPATSKSPSHGSSTPARAFQRNSLPLLLPTPSQKPALPPPKNPICHLSPAEIQSKREKGLCYWCDDKFTAAHKCSNRQFMLMQVENDEVNIVVNSEDIVVSEGEQLQQLDAEVIDHNLSYNAMHGTSGHSTIRIKAHIGELEIQALIDGGSSDYFIQPRIAKFLNLSIEPAPGVQVVVGNFDIMQVEGRIPLLEVTLQGYKVLVPNVFVLKVAGGDLVIGTAWLKRLRAHIVDYEAAYIRFMHEGSLITIHGEKTNAIAQAEFHHIRRLVHTNSIAEAFTLQLQPQVEAAHSSLPLPDDIHPELAKLLHLYAGMFAQPSGLPPQHRYDHCIPLIKGAKPVKVRPYRYPHSQKAQIELMVQQMLDDGIIQPSRSPFSSPILLVKKKDDTWHFCTDYRALNNITVKDSFPIPTVDELLDELFGASIFSKLDLRSGYHQILISPEDRYKTAFRTHQGLYEWLVILLSSQSAPLEPMRLII, encoded by the coding sequence ATGCACATGACTGGCTCCGCGATTCCATGGTTTCAGATGTCACAACGCTCCGCTCCGTTTTGTTCATGGACGCAGCTCAAGCGTGCTATTGAATTAGAGTTTGGCCCTTCCTTATTTGAGTCTCCCAGGGAGCTTCTGTTCAAGCTGCAACAACAGGGTTCCGTAAGTGACTTTTACGCTGAATTTGTAGCTCTTGCTAATCGAACTCATATCGAACTTGCTGATGCGTTACGCGACTATTTCATTAGCGGTCTCCGAGCCGATATTAGACGTGAGGTAAAAGCTCAATGTCCACCCTCACTGCTGCGTGCCGTAAGCTTGGCTAGGCTCTATGAAGACAAGTTTTCGACATCTCCGCGGCACACTTCAGGTCCGGCAACCTCTAAGTCTCCATCGCACGGCTCCTCGACACCTGCGCGTGCCTTTCAACGGAACAGCTTGCCTCTCCTGCTTCCCACACCATCTCAGAAGCCAGCTCTCCCACCACCTAAGAACCCCATTTGCCATTTGTCTCCGGCAGAGATTCAGAGTAAACGAGAGAAAGGTCTTTGTTATTGGTGTGATGACAAATTCACAGCTGCTCATAAGTGCTCAAATCGGCAATTCATGCTTATGcaagttgagaatgatgaggTAAATATAGTGGTGAATAGTGAGGACATAGTTGTGTCTGAAGGAGAACAATTACAACAGCTGGATGCAGAGGTGATAGACCATAATCTCTCTTACAATGCCATGCATGGCACGTCGGGTCACTCCACTATTCGAATCAAAGCTCACATTGGTGAGCTAGAAATCCAAGCACTCATTGATGGTGGGAGCTCTGATTACTTCATCCAGCCGCGGATTGCAAAATTTTTGAATCTCTCCATTGAGCCAGCTCCGGGAGTCCAAGTTGTAGTGGGAAATTTTGACATTATGCAGGTTGAAGGTCGCATCCCTTTGCTAGAAGTGACATTGCAGGGTTATAAAGTGCTGGTCCCTAATGTATTTGTTTTAAAAGTTGCTGGTGGTGATCTCGTCATTGGAACCGCTTGGTTGAAACGATTGAGAGCCCATATTGTGGACTATGAAGCAGCTTATATTCGATTCATGCATGAGGGTAGTTTGATTACGATACATGGGGAGAAGACCAATGCTATAGCTCAGGCAGAATTCCACCACATCAGGAGACTTGTGCATACCAATTCTATTGCTGAGGCTTTCACATTGCAGCTGCAGCCTCAGGTTGAAGCTGCTCATTCTTCCTTGCCTCTACCTGATGACATACACCCGGAATTGGCGAAATTGCTGCACTTATATGCTGGGATGTTTGCGCAACCTTCAGGCCTACCACCACAGCACCGTTATGATCACTGTATTCCTCTAATCAAGGGTGCTAAACCTGTTAAGGTAAGACCCTACCGCTACCCTCACAGTCAAAAAGCCCAGATAGAATTGATGGTCCAACAAATGCTTGACGACGGGATTATTCAACCAAGCCGGAGTCCATTTTCCTCTCCAATATTACTAGTCAAAAAGAAAGATGATACATGGCATTTCTGTACAGACTATAGAGCGTTAAACAATATCACCGTTAAGGATAGTTTTCCAATTCCTACGGTTGATGAATTACTTGATGAGCTGTTTGGTGCCTCCATTTTCTCCAAGCTTGATCTTCGTTCTGGTTACCACCAAATTCTAATCAGCCCTGAGGATAGATACAAAACAGCCTTCCGCACTCACCAAGGCCTTTACGAATGGCTGGTCATTTTGCTAAGCTCTCAAAGTGCTCCTTTGGAACCAATGAGATTGATTATTTAG